GTACAAGTTATGGGTGACAATGAATATCTCTGAATAGGACTTTGAACACTGATTTAGAGCAGCAGATGGACGGTCTATGCTTATGGCTCATGACCAAACTACGAAGAACCAACTTGTCAACAAGTTAATTCATTGTCTTTCGTTTTGAAGACTTATTCTGGAGTAAACGTTTCAGATTCCGTGTATATACCCCGAAATGTCCATAGACGATCTTCGATGTGGATGATTTAGAAGGTAGAATCGAAATGATAAAGTTGTACAGTGAGTGGACAACTAATCAAATACAGGTGGTAGAAAACAGCTATGAAGACGAAGAAACGCACTTCTACGGATGTTGTGAACAAACTGAAAAAAATGATAGTCCTCGAAGATCTGGAGAGATTGCCCGGCGAGGTGGAGCTTTCCAACAGACTGGGTGTCAGCAGGACCATAATAAGGGAAGCGCTGAGGGTGCTGGAATACGAGGGAGTTACCAGAACCGTTCACGGCAGTGGCACTTTCGTTCTGAAGAGAACAAGTTTGAAGATACTCTTCAACGTGAATTTCGAAATAGAGACCGATAGCGCGAGAGATATTCTTGATCTGATCGAACTGAGAAGCACGCTCGAGAGATCGGCGATAGCGCTTGCCGTTTCTCACGCGAGTTCGACCGATATTGAGGAGTTATCGCTCTGTATGGACAGGCTTTCCAGGGCGATGGCTACCAGAGAGAATCTTGGCGATACCGACGCCAGCTTTCATAAAAAGCTTTTCGAGATCTCACACAACCGCTTCCTCAGGGAAGTCTTCGATGTGGTCTTCGATGGACTCGAAGTGCTATGGAAGTCCCCCCTCGGACTGGACACTTTCGGCGACGCGGGATTGCCTTTACACAGGGATCTTTACGAGGCGATTAGAGAGCGCAATCTTGATGTGGCGCTGGAGATTTACGACAGAATAATAAATCTGGACAGGAAAGACATTATGGACCTCACCGGTTATAAACCGAAATCGCAGAACTTGCAGCATTCGATCACGGGAGTGAAGAAAGATGGAGATTGATGTCCTGAAGATGCTGGAGAGAAGAGACAAGTGGTACCTGGGCGGTGGCAACAGACTTCTTTGGACGCCCCCTTTTCCGTTGCACCTCGATCGCCCCGGCGCCTGGGATTTTGTGAGTTATTTCGATTTGAGGATCGATCCGGGGTACACGATCAGCGTTGTCGATTGGGGAGTTCCGGTAGATTTTGTCTGTGTCGATAAACTCTGGAATCCGGCTACATTGAGAAGCCTCTTCCGTTCGGGCGACCTTGAAATGCTTGAAGAGAAGGCCCTGCTGAAGGAGGATTTTCTGGTGTCCAGGGTAACCCTGAAGAACAACTCGAAGGAAGCGAAAGAGCTGGATATAGTCGTTTGGACGGCCCAGCAATGTTCCGACAGCGACAGCGAGGTCGATACGGAGATAATAGATGTGGCCGACAGCGGTATCGTTTTCAAGAAGAGACTCGTAAAGCCCAGGAGGAGACCTTATCCCGCTTACGTGATTTTGGCTCTGGAAGGGAAGGAAAGCCACAACGTATCATTTTCTGAGAGAACGGGAAATCTCCCGAATTTCAGATTAAGCCCGTTCTACGAAAAGCTCGGAAACGATGGATTGATCGAGAGAATCGATACGAACGGCATCAACAGGGAGGGCTTGCTGTACATAGGTTTGTACAGGAAAGTGAAACTCGCTCCTGGAAACGAAGCGATTTTCAACTGCGGACTGGGCGCAGCCCCAGATGTGGAGGAAGTCGTGAAGGCAGCCAGAAAATCCCTCGCGTGCGACCCTGTAGAAGAGAGCCGTAGAAACTGGGAGTCGTACTTCAGATCACTTCCGCAATTTTCGATCGGAGAGCCATATTTGCAGAAATACTACTATTACCGATGGTACGGTCTCAAGCTTTTCACCAGCAGCGTAAACGAATCCTTCATGAAACACCCGGCTATAGCCGAGGGACTGGATTATTTCCGGGCCTTCATAACTTACAGCGCACAGTGTCACATGCTCGAGACCAGATGGTCGGCCAGTCCAGAGGTGGCAATGGGGAGTCTCTTGAATTTCATAGAAAACCAGAGGGACGATGGCTCCTTCGCCGGGCATATATATGTCAACCAGTTGCAGGAGAACGGTTTTTACCATGCAGACTGGGGTAGAGCGGTGATGGAACTATACAGGATACACCCGGACAGATTCTTCATAGAGCGTATCTACGGCCCCATGAAGAAGTATCTCGGGTATTTCGACAGGGTAAGGGACAGAGAGAACAGCGGACTATACGACGTGGTGGACCAGTTCGAAACGGGACAGGAGTACATGAGCCGTTACACCGTTGTAGATCCTATGGCCGACAGGTATGGCTGGATAAACAACATACGTCTCAAGGGCGTCGATGCCACGGTTTACGTGTACAACCTGAAAAAGGCTCTAGCCTGGATGGCCGGTCTTCTGGGGCTGAAAGAAGAGAGAAAGCTCTTCGAAGAGAGTGCCGCAAAGACGAAAAAGGCTGTACTCGAGCTCATGTGGGACGACCATGAAGAGATCTTTTACGATGTGAATCCCGTCGATTTCAAGAGAACCGGCGTGAAGGCCGCCGTCTGTTTCTATCCGTATATGACCGATATAGTAGATGAATCTCATCTGCCGGGACTCAAAAAGCACCTGCTCAATCCGGATGAGTTCTGGACGGAATATCCTGTCGTATCCACGAGCGTCGATGATCGCCTCTTCAGCCAGTGGGCCGAGTGGAAGGGCAAACGCCACAATTGCCCGTGGAACGGCAGGGTCTGGCCAATGACCAACAGCCACATGGTAGATGTTCTGGGCTTTTGTGCCAGAAGGTTCGACGATAGACTGCTCAGGGAGAAGACCGTGGAGCTGGTGAAAAAGTTCATAAAGATGATGTATTACGAGGGCGACATCGAAAGGCCCAATTGCTTCGAACACTACAATCCCTTCAATGGGAAGGCCTGTGTTTACAGGGGTGTCGATGATTACCAGCACTCATGGGTAGTGGATCTGCTCTTCAGATACCTGGCCGGAATCGATTTCACCGAAAATGGCCTGACGCTTGATCCCTTCCCTTTCGGCATCGATTTCGAACTCGACAACCTGACGATCGCGGGCAAAAAGCTGAGGATAAGATCGAGTAAAGGCATTTTCGAGGCTGAGTACAACGGCAAGACAATAAATAGGCTTTGAATAGGCCGCTTAAATAGCGGACAGGGAAAAAGAAAATGGAGGTGGAAGTATGGATAGGGCAAGATATTCAAGGTTCTTTATCGTAGTCATTCTGCTGATTCTCTCTTCATTCGCGATAGGTGCGACAAAACTCAGGGTAACCACCTGGGCGGGCGCCGAAGAAGCCGCGCTTGACGAGGCGATCATCGCAGAATTCATGAGACTAAATCCGGAATATGAAGTTGTTTACGAACCGGTTCCCGGCGATTATTACCAGAAAATTCTAACAGACATTGGCGCCGGAACACCCCCCGATGTCATACTGCTGGATGCCGAAATGATCCCGGCCTTCGTGGAGGGCAAATA
This portion of the Mesotoga infera genome encodes:
- a CDS encoding FadR/GntR family transcriptional regulator — translated: MKTKKRTSTDVVNKLKKMIVLEDLERLPGEVELSNRLGVSRTIIREALRVLEYEGVTRTVHGSGTFVLKRTSLKILFNVNFEIETDSARDILDLIELRSTLERSAIALAVSHASSTDIEELSLCMDRLSRAMATRENLGDTDASFHKKLFEISHNRFLREVFDVVFDGLEVLWKSPLGLDTFGDAGLPLHRDLYEAIRERNLDVALEIYDRIINLDRKDIMDLTGYKPKSQNLQHSITGVKKDGD
- a CDS encoding MGH1-like glycoside hydrolase domain-containing protein; translation: MEIDVLKMLERRDKWYLGGGNRLLWTPPFPLHLDRPGAWDFVSYFDLRIDPGYTISVVDWGVPVDFVCVDKLWNPATLRSLFRSGDLEMLEEKALLKEDFLVSRVTLKNNSKEAKELDIVVWTAQQCSDSDSEVDTEIIDVADSGIVFKKRLVKPRRRPYPAYVILALEGKESHNVSFSERTGNLPNFRLSPFYEKLGNDGLIERIDTNGINREGLLYIGLYRKVKLAPGNEAIFNCGLGAAPDVEEVVKAARKSLACDPVEESRRNWESYFRSLPQFSIGEPYLQKYYYYRWYGLKLFTSSVNESFMKHPAIAEGLDYFRAFITYSAQCHMLETRWSASPEVAMGSLLNFIENQRDDGSFAGHIYVNQLQENGFYHADWGRAVMELYRIHPDRFFIERIYGPMKKYLGYFDRVRDRENSGLYDVVDQFETGQEYMSRYTVVDPMADRYGWINNIRLKGVDATVYVYNLKKALAWMAGLLGLKEERKLFEESAAKTKKAVLELMWDDHEEIFYDVNPVDFKRTGVKAAVCFYPYMTDIVDESHLPGLKKHLLNPDEFWTEYPVVSTSVDDRLFSQWAEWKGKRHNCPWNGRVWPMTNSHMVDVLGFCARRFDDRLLREKTVELVKKFIKMMYYEGDIERPNCFEHYNPFNGKACVYRGVDDYQHSWVVDLLFRYLAGIDFTENGLTLDPFPFGIDFELDNLTIAGKKLRIRSSKGIFEAEYNGKTINRL